The sequence below is a genomic window from Penaeus monodon isolate SGIC_2016 chromosome 14, NSTDA_Pmon_1, whole genome shotgun sequence.
tcttcttcttctctttccacttcgttttctccgttttcctcctttctctccttttccttctcattctctctcctctttccttctcattctctctcctctttcctccttctctcctctttctcactttctctccttctttctctcttctttgttttattctcaatttttttcttctcttcccaactttttcctccaaattttttcccattttctttttttttctcattcttttgtcttattcttccttttcttctcctctttatctccccttatttttcctttctttatttctcttctcctctttatctccttctttcctttcattcttcattatcttcttcttcttcttcttcttcttcttcttctatctctttccacttcgttttctctgttttcctccttctctcctgtttcctcctttctctccttttccttctcattctctctcctctttcctccttctctcctgtttcttcgttttttattattctcattctctccttttatcttttatttcttcttcttttcgtccttttctcttttgttttatatatacttttttttctttttcttttcttttcttctcctttctttcattcttcgttgtcttttctcccttcttcctctttctttctccttttagcaccgaggaagaaggaggagggagaagaaggaagaagaagaaggaggaggaagaagaaggaagaagaagaaggaggaggaaggaggaggaggagaaagaggaggaggagaaagaagaggaagaatgagaagtgagaaggagaaagacaaggaggaggaagagacagagtaaaagagaagaggaaaatgaggaagatgagagagaatgggaggggaaaagaagaggaggagagaataagaagaacaggaagaagaagaaagaggggaaagaaagggaagaggaggaaaaggaagtaaagaTGAAAGATtatgagaaaggagaagaggaagaggaggaggaggaggaaagttaggaggagaaggaaagggaggaggaaggtgagagaaaaagaggagtgagaagagaaggagaatgaagaagagaaagagagggagaaggaaaaggagataaaggaagaaaaaaaagaaaaggtcaatgaggaagacagaaaaggaggaaaatttgaggagagaatgaggagataaaaaaggggaatttgaaggaacgaaagaataaagaagaggagaaaagaaaacaggaacgagggaagagagaagagatggaggaagagaggagaatgagggagaagaggaatagttggataaaggagaaaaggaagaaaacagagaaggaggaaggagtaagaaagaggaggaaaaaggagctGAAGAAATTGGGGAAAGAGATGCAACTAGAGAAGAtgaagtggagaaagaggggatgatATGAGGAAATGgtaaaatgaagaaatataggaggaggagacggcaagcgaagaaaagaagtgatagaggaaaatggtaaaaaagggcgggggagagaaagaggaaggaatagaagtggtgggggatggaggagggggaggaggaggaggaggaggaggaggagggggggggaggaggaggggggggaggaggaggaaggaggggagaggatgaggagaaggaggaggaggagagaggaggaggaggggggaggaggcggaggaggagggggaggaggaggaggggggaaggaggaggaggagggggaggaaggaggggaggaggagggggaggaaggaggcggaggaggaggaggaggaaggaggaggaggaggggaggaggaggaggagggggaggaggaggaggaggaggaggtgggggagaggaggaggggggggagggaggagggggaaggaggagggggaggaggaggaggaggaggggaggaggaaggagggggggaggaaagaggaggggggaaaaggaggaggtggagagggaaggaggaggaggaggaggaggaggatgaggaggagggggagaggaggaggaggaggaggaggaggaggaggaggaggaggaggagaaggaggaggaggaggcgggggaggaggaggaggaagaggaggaggaggaggaatgggagaggaggaggaggaggaggaggagaaggaggaggaggaggaggaggaggaggagaggaggaggaagaggaggagagaggagggagaggggaggaggaggaggaggagggggggcggaggaggaggagaagaggaggaggaggaggaggaggaggaacgaggaggaggaggagggaatgaggaggaggaagaggaggaggaggaggaggcggagtaggaggagggggggaggaggaggaagggggaggaggaggaggaggaggaggaggagggggaggaggaggaggaggaggagaaggaggaggaggggggggaggaggaggaggaggaggaggaggaggaggaggaagacggaggaggaggagaaagaggaggagaaggaggaggaggaagaggaggagaaggagaaggagaaggaggaggaggcggaggaggagaagaagaaagagatggagaaggaggaggaggaggagaaggaggaggaggcggaggaggagaagaagaaagagatggagaaggaggaggaggagaagaaggaggaggaggcggaggaggagaagaagaaggagatggagaaggaggaggaggaggagaagaaggaggaatgtagaacgagaagaaaaaggacGTAGTGAACAGCtcggaataggaagagaagaaagagaaataaatgcgaataaacaaccaagaaaaagaaagacagaaaaaaaatagaaaaaaaaaacacttagaagaagaaaaaaaagaaaaaaaaacattaatacccatgagaaggagtgaaagaaaagaaaagaaaagaaaaacaaaaaacgaaaaaacacacacgaaaggaACGAATAAACCGAAGTGAAAGGCgggaagagtgaaggaaggaagagagaaagaaggaaaatcaataaaacaatctCCCTTCGGCCAGGTAAATGGTATGGTGACGCAATCAGAAGGGACGGAGCGCGATGCGTGCTGGGAACGAGGCCCGGGCAGCCGCGTCGCCCGCCGGTCCTCACGGCTCAGGTCTGGGTGTCGTGTTGGTCTGGGTGTCGGTTCTGGGTTGTTCGAGGTGTATGGTTCTGGGTGCGAGTGTGGTTTGGGTGCGAGTTGTTGGTCtgggtgttggtttgggtgttggtCTGGGTGTCGAGTGTTGGTCTGGGTGTGAGTGTTGGTCtgggtgttggtttgggtgttggtCTGGGTGTCGAGTGTTGGTCTGGGTGTCGAGTGTTGTGTTGGTCTGGGTGTCGAGTGTTGGTCTGGTGTCGAGTGTTGGTCTGGGTGTCGAGTGTTGGTCTGGGTGTCGAGTGTTGGTTTGGGTGTCGAGTGTTGGTCTGGGTGTCACGAGTGTGGTCTGGAGTGCGAGTGTTGTCGGGTGTCgagtggttggtttgggttgtcgAGTGTTGGTTTGGGGTGTCGAGTGTTGGTCTGGGTGTCGAGTGTTGGTCTGGGTGTCGAGTGTTGGTCTGGGTGTCGAGTGTTGGTCTGGGTGTCGAGTGTTGGTTTGGGTGTCGAGTGTTGGTCtgggtgttggtttgggtgttggtttgggtgttggtCTGGGTGTCGAGTGTTGGTCTGGGTGTTGGTTAAGGTGTTGGTTTGGGTGTCGAGTGTTGGTCtgggtgttggtttgggtgttggtCTGGGTGTCGAGTTGTCGGTCTGGGTGTCGAGTGTTGGTCtgggtgttggtttgggtgttggtCTGGGTGTCGAGTGTCGGTCTGGGTGTCGAGTGTTGGTCtgggtgttggtttgggtgttggtttgggtgtcGAGTGTTGGTCTGGGTGTCGAGTGTTGGTCtgggtgttggtttgggtgtcGGTCTGGGTGCCGAGTGTCGTTCTGGGTATCGGTCTGGGTGTCGAATGTTGGTCTGGGTGTTGGTCTGGGTGTCGAGTGTCGGTCTGGGTGTCGAGTGTTGGTCTGGGTGTCGAGTGTCGGTCTGGGTGTCGAGTGTTGGTCTGGGTGTCGAGTGTTGGTCtgggtgttggtttgggtgttggtCTGGGTGTCGAGTGTCGGTCTGGGTGTCGGTCTGGGTGTCGAGTGTTGGTCTGGGTGTTGGTCTGGGTTCGAGTTTCGGTCTGGGTGTCGAGTGTCGGTCTGGTGTCGGTCTGGGTGTCGAGTGTCGGTCTGGTGTTTGTCTGGGTGTCGCAGTGTCGGTCTGTGTCGTTTTCTTCTGGTGTTTCGAGTGCGGTCTGGTGTCGGTCTGGTGTTGTTTGGGTGCGAGTGTTGGTCGGGTTGTCGGTTGGGTGCGAGTGTGCGTCTGGTGTCGagtgtggtttgggtgttggtAGTGGTGTTGGTCTGGGTGTCGAGTGTCGGTCTGGGAGTCGAGTGTCGGTCTTGTGTCGGTCTGGGTGTCGTTCTGGATGTCGAGTGTTGGTCTGGGTGTCGAGTGTCGGTCTGGTGTCGGTCTGGGTGTGGTCTGGGCGGTCTGGGTGTCGAGTGTCGGTCTGGGTTAGTCTGGGTGTTCGAGGTTCGGTGGTGGGTGCGAGTGTTGGTCTGGGTGTCGAGAGTCGGTCTGGGTGTCggtttgggtgttggtttgttgttggtttgttgttggtttgggtgttggtttgggtgttggtttggtgttggtttgggtgttggtttgggtgttggtttgggtgttggtttgggtgttggtttgggtgttggtttggtgttggtttgggtgttggtttgtgttggtttggtgttggtttgggtgttggtttggggtgttggtttgggtgttggtttggtgttggtttgggtgttgaTCTGGGTGTTGAttgggtgttggtttggtgttggtttgggtgttggtttgggtgttgtttgggtgttggtctgggtgttggtttggtgttggtttgggtgttggtCTGGTGTTGGCTTTggtgttggttgggtgtgggtttgggtgttggtctgggtgtgttttggtttggggttggtttaggGTGTTGGtatgggtgttgggtgtgggtgtgggtttgtgttggtttggtgttggtATGAGGGTGTAGGTTTGGTTGTGGTaagtgggtgttgtgtttgggtgttggtttgaggtgttggtttgggtgtttggtttgggtgttgtttggtgttgggtttggggtgttggtggtgtgggttggttttgggggggggaggttttttttttttttggggtttttggagtgtttggtttgggtgttggtttgggttgttggtttgggtgttggtttgggtgttggtttgggtgttggtttggtgttggtttgggtgttggtttgggtgtgtttgggtgttggtttggtgttggtttgggtgttggtttgggtgttggtttgtggttggtttgggtgtttgtttgggtgttggtttggtgttggtTTGGCCTCCTGTTGATTTGGGTGCTTGGTTAGTGATTGtttggtgttggttgtggttCGGCTGGTGTTGGTTGGGTGTTAGGTGTTCTGGTGTTGGTGATTTGCGTGTCGTGGTTGCGTGTTATTGGGTGTCCTGTGTTTGGGTTGTTGGCTTGGTGTTGGTTTCGGTGTTGGTCTTGTGTTGGTTGTGCGAGCGTGTTGGTTTGgttgttggtttgggtttgtggttgccgtgttggttgtgtgtgttggtctgtggtGTTGGTTTGGATGTTGGTTTGGGTGTTgcgtttgggtgttttttgttggtttgggtgttggttACTGGGTGTCGGTTTCGGTGTCTGGTTTTGGATGATGTATTGCGGTGTTGGTTTTGGTGCTCGTTTGGCCGGTCCTGCTGTcgtggt
It includes:
- the LOC119580562 gene encoding cell surface glycoprotein 1-like — protein: MVIYMEQYYTIRHFSHYWSQVPPILGVPMGKGSWVWTPKTTPNQHPRPTPNHNPGQPKHQDIKAPRPDTDETLTPTKTARKPTPKQSDRPTPVGPKQQRSHATPENQDPEPRTRRPQSQRPKAQHHTNTLTPGQTNPQTTPNSGPPRPTPKPTPEQTPQKCNHPNRTPRTNTQTAQHPPNTQNQHQRNTEITAKTPRIHKHPTPTPRPHQRTPKPTPKPKHPNQHQTDQRPGKTTTKKPGPQDQHRANTQEPRNQTNTPNEHPKPTPETQQSKPSTTNQTPKIQPKPTPKTTPQANTQSHIRKTAQTTPRPTPDRHSTPRPTLDIQNDTQTDTRPTLDSQTDTRHPDQHHYQHPNHTRHQTHTRTQPTTRPTLAPKQHQTDTRPHSKHQKKTTQTDTATPRQTPDRHSTPRPTPDRHSTPRPKLEPRPTPRPTLDTQTDTQTDTRHPDQHPNQHPDQHSTPRPTLDTQTDTRHPDQHSTPRPTLDTQTNTQTNIRHPDRYPERHSAPRPTPKPTPRPTLDTQTNTRHPNQHPNQHPDQHSTPRPTLDTQTNTQTNTQTNTRHPDRQLDTQTNTQTNTQTNTRHPNQHLNQHPDQHSTPRPTPKPTPKPTPRPTLDTQTNTRHPDQHSTPRPTLDTQTNTRHPDQHSTPQTNTRQPKPTTRHPTTLALQTTLVTPRPTLDTQTNTRHPDQHSTPRPTLDTRPTLDTQTNTTLDTQTNTRHPDQHPNQHPDQHSHPDQHSTPRPTPKPTPRPTTRTQTTLNEKEKERKEETGEKEENRENEQHGQHAVTHSITCNIDPHPQHNSNNKRYKITKNITAT